In Carassius gibelio isolate Cgi1373 ecotype wild population from Czech Republic chromosome B2, carGib1.2-hapl.c, whole genome shotgun sequence, a single genomic region encodes these proteins:
- the wu:fi34b01 gene encoding basic proline-rich protein isoform X18 → MVSWKIWGRLLIMQSSFTCITLINCISLLQFSGTEKTNNEGSEDFSEGQLLSDHKGYFVPLADVSDNTGVSGQLLSSSEAAWDAMSPKLRCGNDLVKLQLSGPEVANVELCRGNGDPVPLTQLPPHCGHTALDYAGLLYATPYDGCGVAQQGEHYVLQIQWQGNSAVISCPMTSTTANETFLGPHPPKFLNILLPPFSPDTQSPEAPPMPQLSDTETQKPPPPGYPQVYPQGFWPFPHYLYPGRVYSIAKQTGKLVTTPQTPTEEPQPPKYPQVSWPYPGYPSGDQKHGPASGSKTESDAPAEKPYPLKYPPGSWPHPGYPSGDQKPGPASGSKTESDAPAEKPYPLKYPPGSWHYPGYPSGDQKPGPASGSKTESDAPAEKPYPLKYPPGSWPHPGYPSGDQKPGPASGSKTESDAPAEKPYPPKYPQGSWHYPGYPSGDQKPGPASGSKTESDAPAEKPYPPKYPQGSWHYPGYPSGDQKPGPVSGSKTESNAPVDKPYPPKYPPGSWHYPGYPSGDQKPGPASGSKTESDAPAEKPYPLKYPPGSWPHPGYPSGDQKPGPASGSKTESDAPAEKPYPLKYPPGSWPHPGYPSGDQRPGPASGSKTESDAPVDKPYPLKYPPESWPRPGYPSGDQKPGPASGSKTESDAPAEKPYPPKYPQGSWHYPGYPSGDQKPGPASGSKTESDAPVDKPYPLKYPPGSWPRPGYPSGDQKPGPASGSKTESDAPAEKPYPLKYPPGSWPRPGYPSGDQKPGPASGSKTESGAPAEKPYPLKYPPGFWPHPGYSYDPVRPKPIDKPASAIPTAPQSGLPAATQILHPSEYPGRLFPPYSAYPDYHLYLQKFFPRYPVMPLKTPTAPSITPTPRLCPTTVAVECKPNAN, encoded by the exons ATGGTATCTTGGAAAATATGGGGAAGGTTGTTAATTATGCAGAGTTCTTTCACGTGCATTACTTTAATAAACTGCATTAGTCTGCTACAGTTTTCTGGAACGGAAAAAACGAACAATGAAGGTAGCGAAGATTTTTCAGAAGGACAACTTCTGTCTGACCACAAGGGATATTTTGTGCCTTTAGCTGATGTCAGTGACAACACCGGAGTTTCAG GGCAGCTACTCAGTTCTTCTGAAGCAGCCTGGGATGCCATGTCTCCAAAGTTGAGGTGTGGTAACGATCTTGTGAAGTTGCAACTCAGTGGTCCAGAAGTAGCAAATGTTGAACTCTGTCGAG GTAATGGGGATCCTGTTCCACTCACTCAGTTGCCACCTCACTGTGGACACACTGCACTTGATTATGCAGGTCTGCTCTATGCTACTCCTTATGATGGATGTGGTGTTGCACAACAG GGAGAGCATTATGTGTTGCAGATACAGTGGCAGGGGAACTCTGCAGTCATTTCTTGTCCTATGACCTCTACCACTGCAAATGAAACCTTCCTGGGACCGCATCCTCCTAAATTTCTGAACATTCTTCTGCCTCCCTTCTCTCCTGATACACAAAGTCCAGAAGCACCTCCAATGCCACAACTGTCTGATACTGAAACCCAGAAACCACCACCTCCTGGTTACCCTCAAGTGTATCCGCAAGGGTTTTGGCCTTTCCCTCATTATCTTTATCCTGGAAGGGTTTATTCTATAGCCAAGCAAACTGGGAAACTTGTTACAACTCCCCAAACACCAACTGAAGAGCCTCAGCCTCCCAAATACCCCCAGGTGTCTTGGCCTTATCCTGGTTACCCTTCTGGTGACCAGAAACATGGTCCAGCCTCTGGCTCTAAAACTGAATCCGATGCACCAGCTGAAAAGCCTTATCCTCTCAAATACCCCCCCGGGTCTTGGCCTCATCCTGGTTACCCTTCTGGTGACCAGAAAC CTGGTCCAGCCTCTGGCTCTAAAACTGAATCTGATGCACCAGCTGAAAAGCCTTATCCTCTCAAATACCCCCCCGGGTCTTGGCATTATCCTGGTTACCCTTCTGGTGACCAGAAACCTGGTCCAGCCTCTGGCTCTAAAACTGAATCCGATGCACCAGCTGAAAAGCCTTATCCTCTCAAATACCCCCCTGGGTCTTGGCCTCATCCTGGTTACCCTTCTGGTGACCAGAAACCTGGTCCAGCTTCTGGCTCTAAAACCGAATCCGATGCACCAGCTGAAAAGCCTTATCCTCCCAAATACCCCCAGGGGTCTTGGCATTATCCTGGTTACCCTTCTGGTGACCAGAAAC CTGGTCCAGCCTCTGGCTCTAAAACTGAATCTGATGCACCAGCTGAAAAGCCTTATCCTCCCAAATACCCCCAGGGGTCTTGGCATTATCCTGGTTACCCTTCTGGTGACCAGAAACCTGGTCCAGTCTCTGGCTCTAAAACTGAATCCAATGCACCAGTGGATAAGCCTTATCCTCCCAAATACCCCCCCGGGTCTTGGCATTATCCTGGTTACCCTTCTGGTGACCAGAAAC CTGGTCCAGCCTCTGGCTCTAAAACTGAATCCGATGCACCAGCTGAAAAGCCTTATCCTCTCAAATACCCCCCTGGGTCTTGGCCTCATCCTGGTTACCCTTCTGGTGACCAGAAACCTGGTCCAGCTTCTGGCTCTAAAACCGAATCCGATGCACCAGCTGAAAAGCCTTATCCTCTCAAATACCCTCCCGGGTCTTGGCCTCATCCTGGTTACCCTTCTGGGGACCAGAGACCTGGTCCAGCCTCTGGCTctaaaactgaatcggatgcacCAGTGGATAAGCCTTATCCTCTCAAATACCCTCCCGAGTCTTGGCCTCGTCCTGGTTACCCTTCTGGTGACCAGAAACCTGGTCCAGCCTCTGGCTCTAAAACTGAATCTGATGCACCAGCTGAAAAGCCTTATCCTCCCAAATACCCCCAGGGGTCTTGGCATTATCCTGGTTACCCTTCTGGTGACCAGAAACCTGGTCCAGCCTCTGGCTctaaaactgaatcggatgcacCAGTGGATAAGCCTTATCCTCTCAAATACCCTCCCGGGTCTTGGCCTCGTCCTGGTTACCCTTCTGGTGACCAGAAACCTGGTCCAGCCTCTGGCTCTAAAACTGAATCTGATGCACCAGCTGAAAAGCCTTATCCTCTCAAATACCCTCCCGGGTCTTGGCCTCGTCCTGGTTACCCTTCTGGTGACCAGAAACCTGGTCCAGCCTCTGGCTCTAAAACCGAATCCGGCGCACCAGCTGAAAAGCCTTATCCTCTCAAATACCCCCCTGGGTTTTGGCCTCATCCTGGTTACTCTTATGACCCTGTCAGGCCAAAGCCCATAGATAAACCAGCTTCAGCCATCCCCACTGCTCCCCAATCAGGCTTGCCAGCAGCAACCCAGATTCTGCACCCCTCAGAATACCCTGGACGTCTGTTCCCTCCGTATAGTGCTTACCCTGATTATCATCTTTATTTGCAAAAGTTTTTTCCACGATACCCAGTCATGCCTCTCAAAACGCCTACAGCGCCATCTATAACCCCCACTCCTCGACTCTGTCCTACAACTGTAGCTGTTGAATGCAAACCCAATGCCAACTAG
- the wu:fi34b01 gene encoding basic proline-rich protein isoform X34 produces the protein MVSWKIWGRLLIMQSSFTCITLINCISLLQFSGTEKTNNEGSEDFSEGQLLSDHKGYFVPLADVSDNTGVSGQLLSSSEAAWDAMSPKLRCGNDLVKLQLSGPEVANVELCRGNGDPVPLTQLPPHCGHTALDYAGLLYATPYDGCGVAQQGEHYVLQIQWQGNSAVISCPMTSTTANETFLGPHPPKFLNILLPPFSPDTQSPEAPPMPQLSDTETQKPPPPGYPQVYPQGFWPFPHYLYPGRVYSIAKQTGKLVTTPQTPTEEPQPPKYPQVSWPYPGYPSGDQKHGPASGSKTESDAPAEKPYPLKYPPGSWPHPGYPSGDQKPGPASGSKTESDAPAEKPYPLKYPPGSWHYPGYPSGDQKPGPASGSKTESDAPAEKPYPLKYPPGSWPHPGYPSGDQKPGPASGSKTESDAPAEKPYPPKYPQGSWHYPGYPSGDQKPGPASGSKTESDAPAEKPYPLKYPPGSWHYPGYPSGDQKPGPASGSKTESDAPAEKPYPLKYPPGSWPHPGYPSGDQKPGPASGSKTESDAPAEKPYPLKYPPGSWPHPGYPSGDQRPGPASGSKTESDAPVDKPYPLKYPPESWPRPGYPSGDQKPGPASGSKTESDAPAEKPYPPKYPQGSWHYPGYPSGDQKPGPASGSKTESDAPVDKPYPLKYPPGSWPRPGYPSGDQKPGPASGSKTESDAPAEKPYPLKYPPGSWPRPGYPSGDQKPGPASGSKTESGAPAEKPYPLKYPPGFWPHPGYSYDPVRPKPIDKPASAIPTAPQSGLPAATQILHPSEYPGRLFPPYSAYPDYHLYLQKFFPRYPVMPLKTPTAPSITPTPRLCPTTVAVECKPNAN, from the exons ATGGTATCTTGGAAAATATGGGGAAGGTTGTTAATTATGCAGAGTTCTTTCACGTGCATTACTTTAATAAACTGCATTAGTCTGCTACAGTTTTCTGGAACGGAAAAAACGAACAATGAAGGTAGCGAAGATTTTTCAGAAGGACAACTTCTGTCTGACCACAAGGGATATTTTGTGCCTTTAGCTGATGTCAGTGACAACACCGGAGTTTCAG GGCAGCTACTCAGTTCTTCTGAAGCAGCCTGGGATGCCATGTCTCCAAAGTTGAGGTGTGGTAACGATCTTGTGAAGTTGCAACTCAGTGGTCCAGAAGTAGCAAATGTTGAACTCTGTCGAG GTAATGGGGATCCTGTTCCACTCACTCAGTTGCCACCTCACTGTGGACACACTGCACTTGATTATGCAGGTCTGCTCTATGCTACTCCTTATGATGGATGTGGTGTTGCACAACAG GGAGAGCATTATGTGTTGCAGATACAGTGGCAGGGGAACTCTGCAGTCATTTCTTGTCCTATGACCTCTACCACTGCAAATGAAACCTTCCTGGGACCGCATCCTCCTAAATTTCTGAACATTCTTCTGCCTCCCTTCTCTCCTGATACACAAAGTCCAGAAGCACCTCCAATGCCACAACTGTCTGATACTGAAACCCAGAAACCACCACCTCCTGGTTACCCTCAAGTGTATCCGCAAGGGTTTTGGCCTTTCCCTCATTATCTTTATCCTGGAAGGGTTTATTCTATAGCCAAGCAAACTGGGAAACTTGTTACAACTCCCCAAACACCAACTGAAGAGCCTCAGCCTCCCAAATACCCCCAGGTGTCTTGGCCTTATCCTGGTTACCCTTCTGGTGACCAGAAACATGGTCCAGCCTCTGGCTCTAAAACTGAATCCGATGCACCAGCTGAAAAGCCTTATCCTCTCAAATACCCCCCCGGGTCTTGGCCTCATCCTGGTTACCCTTCTGGTGACCAGAAAC CTGGTCCAGCCTCTGGCTCTAAAACTGAATCTGATGCACCAGCTGAAAAGCCTTATCCTCTCAAATACCCCCCCGGGTCTTGGCATTATCCTGGTTACCCTTCTGGTGACCAGAAACCTGGTCCAGCCTCTGGCTCTAAAACTGAATCCGATGCACCAGCTGAAAAGCCTTATCCTCTCAAATACCCCCCTGGGTCTTGGCCTCATCCTGGTTACCCTTCTGGTGACCAGAAACCTGGTCCAGCTTCTGGCTCTAAAACCGAATCCGATGCACCAGCTGAAAAGCCTTATCCTCCCAAATACCCCCAGGGGTCTTGGCATTATCCTGGTTACCCTTCTGGTGACCAGAAAC CTGGTCCAGCCTCTGGCTCTAAAACTGAATCTGATGCACCAGCTGAAAAGCCTTATCCTCTCAAATACCCCCCCGGGTCTTGGCATTATCCTGGTTACCCTTCTGGTGACCAGAAAC CTGGTCCAGCCTCTGGCTCTAAAACTGAATCCGATGCACCAGCTGAAAAGCCTTATCCTCTCAAATACCCCCCTGGGTCTTGGCCTCATCCTGGTTACCCTTCTGGTGACCAGAAACCTGGTCCAGCTTCTGGCTCTAAAACCGAATCCGATGCACCAGCTGAAAAGCCTTATCCTCTCAAATACCCTCCCGGGTCTTGGCCTCATCCTGGTTACCCTTCTGGGGACCAGAGACCTGGTCCAGCCTCTGGCTctaaaactgaatcggatgcacCAGTGGATAAGCCTTATCCTCTCAAATACCCTCCCGAGTCTTGGCCTCGTCCTGGTTACCCTTCTGGTGACCAGAAACCTGGTCCAGCCTCTGGCTCTAAAACTGAATCTGATGCACCAGCTGAAAAGCCTTATCCTCCCAAATACCCCCAGGGGTCTTGGCATTATCCTGGTTACCCTTCTGGTGACCAGAAACCTGGTCCAGCCTCTGGCTctaaaactgaatcggatgcacCAGTGGATAAGCCTTATCCTCTCAAATACCCTCCCGGGTCTTGGCCTCGTCCTGGTTACCCTTCTGGTGACCAGAAACCTGGTCCAGCCTCTGGCTCTAAAACTGAATCTGATGCACCAGCTGAAAAGCCTTATCCTCTCAAATACCCTCCCGGGTCTTGGCCTCGTCCTGGTTACCCTTCTGGTGACCAGAAACCTGGTCCAGCCTCTGGCTCTAAAACCGAATCCGGCGCACCAGCTGAAAAGCCTTATCCTCTCAAATACCCCCCTGGGTTTTGGCCTCATCCTGGTTACTCTTATGACCCTGTCAGGCCAAAGCCCATAGATAAACCAGCTTCAGCCATCCCCACTGCTCCCCAATCAGGCTTGCCAGCAGCAACCCAGATTCTGCACCCCTCAGAATACCCTGGACGTCTGTTCCCTCCGTATAGTGCTTACCCTGATTATCATCTTTATTTGCAAAAGTTTTTTCCACGATACCCAGTCATGCCTCTCAAAACGCCTACAGCGCCATCTATAACCCCCACTCCTCGACTCTGTCCTACAACTGTAGCTGTTGAATGCAAACCCAATGCCAACTAG
- the wu:fi34b01 gene encoding basic proline-rich protein isoform X35, with amino-acid sequence MVSWKIWGRLLIMQSSFTCITLINCISLLQFSGTEKTNNEGSEDFSEGQLLSDHKGYFVPLADVSDNTGVSGQLLSSSEAAWDAMSPKLRCGNDLVKLQLSGPEVANVELCRGNGDPVPLTQLPPHCGHTALDYAGLLYATPYDGCGVAQQGEHYVLQIQWQGNSAVISCPMTSTTANETFLGPHPPKFLNILLPPFSPDTQSPEAPPMPQLSDTETQKPPPPGYPQVYPQGFWPFPHYLYPGRVYSIAKQTGKLVTTPQTPTEEPQPPKYPQVSWPYPGYPSGDQKHGPASGSKTESDAPAEKPYPLKYPPGSWPHPGYPSGDQKPGPASGSKTESDAPAEKPYPLKYPPGSWHYPGYPSGDQKPGPASGSKTESDAPAEKPYPLKYPPGSWPHPGYPSGDQKPGPASGSKTESDAPAEKPYPPKYPQGSWHYPGYPSGDQKPGPASGSKTESDAPAEKPYPLKYPPGSWHYPGYPSGDQKPGPASGSKTESDAPAEKPYPLKYPPGSWHYPGYPSGDQKPGPASGSKTESDAPAEKPYPLKYPPGSWPHPGYPSGDQKPGPASGSKTESDAPVDKPYPLKYPPESWPRPGYPSGDQKPGPASGSKTESDAPAEKPYPPKYPQGSWHYPGYPSGDQKPGPASGSKTESDAPVDKPYPLKYPPGSWPRPGYPSGDQKPGPASGSKTESDAPAEKPYPLKYPPGSWPRPGYPSGDQKPGPASGSKTESGAPAEKPYPLKYPPGFWPHPGYSYDPVRPKPIDKPASAIPTAPQSGLPAATQILHPSEYPGRLFPPYSAYPDYHLYLQKFFPRYPVMPLKTPTAPSITPTPRLCPTTVAVECKPNAN; translated from the exons ATGGTATCTTGGAAAATATGGGGAAGGTTGTTAATTATGCAGAGTTCTTTCACGTGCATTACTTTAATAAACTGCATTAGTCTGCTACAGTTTTCTGGAACGGAAAAAACGAACAATGAAGGTAGCGAAGATTTTTCAGAAGGACAACTTCTGTCTGACCACAAGGGATATTTTGTGCCTTTAGCTGATGTCAGTGACAACACCGGAGTTTCAG GGCAGCTACTCAGTTCTTCTGAAGCAGCCTGGGATGCCATGTCTCCAAAGTTGAGGTGTGGTAACGATCTTGTGAAGTTGCAACTCAGTGGTCCAGAAGTAGCAAATGTTGAACTCTGTCGAG GTAATGGGGATCCTGTTCCACTCACTCAGTTGCCACCTCACTGTGGACACACTGCACTTGATTATGCAGGTCTGCTCTATGCTACTCCTTATGATGGATGTGGTGTTGCACAACAG GGAGAGCATTATGTGTTGCAGATACAGTGGCAGGGGAACTCTGCAGTCATTTCTTGTCCTATGACCTCTACCACTGCAAATGAAACCTTCCTGGGACCGCATCCTCCTAAATTTCTGAACATTCTTCTGCCTCCCTTCTCTCCTGATACACAAAGTCCAGAAGCACCTCCAATGCCACAACTGTCTGATACTGAAACCCAGAAACCACCACCTCCTGGTTACCCTCAAGTGTATCCGCAAGGGTTTTGGCCTTTCCCTCATTATCTTTATCCTGGAAGGGTTTATTCTATAGCCAAGCAAACTGGGAAACTTGTTACAACTCCCCAAACACCAACTGAAGAGCCTCAGCCTCCCAAATACCCCCAGGTGTCTTGGCCTTATCCTGGTTACCCTTCTGGTGACCAGAAACATGGTCCAGCCTCTGGCTCTAAAACTGAATCCGATGCACCAGCTGAAAAGCCTTATCCTCTCAAATACCCCCCCGGGTCTTGGCCTCATCCTGGTTACCCTTCTGGTGACCAGAAAC CTGGTCCAGCCTCTGGCTCTAAAACTGAATCTGATGCACCAGCTGAAAAGCCTTATCCTCTCAAATACCCCCCCGGGTCTTGGCATTATCCTGGTTACCCTTCTGGTGACCAGAAACCTGGTCCAGCCTCTGGCTCTAAAACTGAATCCGATGCACCAGCTGAAAAGCCTTATCCTCTCAAATACCCCCCTGGGTCTTGGCCTCATCCTGGTTACCCTTCTGGTGACCAGAAACCTGGTCCAGCTTCTGGCTCTAAAACCGAATCCGATGCACCAGCTGAAAAGCCTTATCCTCCCAAATACCCCCAGGGGTCTTGGCATTATCCTGGTTACCCTTCTGGTGACCAGAAAC CTGGTCCAGCCTCTGGCTCTAAAACTGAATCTGATGCACCAGCTGAAAAGCCTTATCCTCTCAAATACCCCCCCGGGTCTTGGCATTATCCTGGTTACCCTTCTGGTGACCAGAAAC CTGGTCCAGCCTCTGGCTCTAAAACTGAATCTGATGCACCAGCTGAAAAGCCTTATCCTCTCAAATACCCCCCTGGGTCTTGGCATTATCCTGGTTACCCTTCTGGTGACCAGAAACCTGGTCCAGCCTCTGGCTCTAAAACTGAATCCGATGCACCAGCTGAAAAGCCTTATCCTCTCAAATACCCCCCTGGGTCTTGGCCTCATCCTGGTTACCCTTCTGGTGACCAGAAAC CTGGTCCAGCCTCTGGCTctaaaactgaatcggatgcacCAGTGGATAAGCCTTATCCTCTCAAATACCCTCCCGAGTCTTGGCCTCGTCCTGGTTACCCTTCTGGTGACCAGAAACCTGGTCCAGCCTCTGGCTCTAAAACTGAATCTGATGCACCAGCTGAAAAGCCTTATCCTCCCAAATACCCCCAGGGGTCTTGGCATTATCCTGGTTACCCTTCTGGTGACCAGAAACCTGGTCCAGCCTCTGGCTctaaaactgaatcggatgcacCAGTGGATAAGCCTTATCCTCTCAAATACCCTCCCGGGTCTTGGCCTCGTCCTGGTTACCCTTCTGGTGACCAGAAACCTGGTCCAGCCTCTGGCTCTAAAACTGAATCTGATGCACCAGCTGAAAAGCCTTATCCTCTCAAATACCCTCCCGGGTCTTGGCCTCGTCCTGGTTACCCTTCTGGTGACCAGAAACCTGGTCCAGCCTCTGGCTCTAAAACCGAATCCGGCGCACCAGCTGAAAAGCCTTATCCTCTCAAATACCCCCCTGGGTTTTGGCCTCATCCTGGTTACTCTTATGACCCTGTCAGGCCAAAGCCCATAGATAAACCAGCTTCAGCCATCCCCACTGCTCCCCAATCAGGCTTGCCAGCAGCAACCCAGATTCTGCACCCCTCAGAATACCCTGGACGTCTGTTCCCTCCGTATAGTGCTTACCCTGATTATCATCTTTATTTGCAAAAGTTTTTTCCACGATACCCAGTCATGCCTCTCAAAACGCCTACAGCGCCATCTATAACCCCCACTCCTCGACTCTGTCCTACAACTGTAGCTGTTGAATGCAAACCCAATGCCAACTAG
- the wu:fi34b01 gene encoding basic proline-rich protein isoform X21, translating to MVSWKIWGRLLIMQSSFTCITLINCISLLQFSGTEKTNNEGSEDFSEGQLLSDHKGYFVPLADVSDNTGVSGQLLSSSEAAWDAMSPKLRCGNDLVKLQLSGPEVANVELCRGNGDPVPLTQLPPHCGHTALDYAGLLYATPYDGCGVAQQGEHYVLQIQWQGNSAVISCPMTSTTANETFLGPHPPKFLNILLPPFSPDTQSPEAPPMPQLSDTETQKPPPPGYPQVYPQGFWPFPHYLYPGRVYSIAKQTGKLVTTPQTPTEEPQPPKYPQVSWPYPGYPSGDQKHGPASGSKTESDAPAEKPYPLKYPPGSWPHPGYPSGDQKPGPASGSKTESDAEKPYPPKYPQGSWHYPGYPSGDQKPGPVSGSKTESDAPVDKPYPPKYPPGSWHYPGYPSGDQKPGPASGSKTESDAPAEKPYPLKYPPGSWHYPGYPSGDQKPGPASGSKTESDAPAEKPYPPKYPQGSWHYPGYPSGDQKPGPVSGSKTESNAPVDKPYPPKYPPGSWHYPGYPSGDQKPGPASGSKTESDAPAEKPYPLKYPPGSWPHPGYPSGDQKPGPASGSKTESDAPAEKPYPLKYPPGSWPHPGYPSGDQRPGPASGSKTESDAPVDKPYPLKYPPESWPRPGYPSGDQKPGPASGSKTESDAPAEKPYPPKYPQGSWHYPGYPSGDQKPGPASGSKTESDAPVDKPYPLKYPPGSWPRPGYPSGDQKPGPASGSKTESDAPAEKPYPLKYPPGSWPRPGYPSGDQKPGPASGSKTESGAPAEKPYPLKYPPGFWPHPGYSYDPVRPKPIDKPASAIPTAPQSGLPAATQILHPSEYPGRLFPPYSAYPDYHLYLQKFFPRYPVMPLKTPTAPSITPTPRLCPTTVAVECKPNAN from the exons ATGGTATCTTGGAAAATATGGGGAAGGTTGTTAATTATGCAGAGTTCTTTCACGTGCATTACTTTAATAAACTGCATTAGTCTGCTACAGTTTTCTGGAACGGAAAAAACGAACAATGAAGGTAGCGAAGATTTTTCAGAAGGACAACTTCTGTCTGACCACAAGGGATATTTTGTGCCTTTAGCTGATGTCAGTGACAACACCGGAGTTTCAG GGCAGCTACTCAGTTCTTCTGAAGCAGCCTGGGATGCCATGTCTCCAAAGTTGAGGTGTGGTAACGATCTTGTGAAGTTGCAACTCAGTGGTCCAGAAGTAGCAAATGTTGAACTCTGTCGAG GTAATGGGGATCCTGTTCCACTCACTCAGTTGCCACCTCACTGTGGACACACTGCACTTGATTATGCAGGTCTGCTCTATGCTACTCCTTATGATGGATGTGGTGTTGCACAACAG GGAGAGCATTATGTGTTGCAGATACAGTGGCAGGGGAACTCTGCAGTCATTTCTTGTCCTATGACCTCTACCACTGCAAATGAAACCTTCCTGGGACCGCATCCTCCTAAATTTCTGAACATTCTTCTGCCTCCCTTCTCTCCTGATACACAAAGTCCAGAAGCACCTCCAATGCCACAACTGTCTGATACTGAAACCCAGAAACCACCACCTCCTGGTTACCCTCAAGTGTATCCGCAAGGGTTTTGGCCTTTCCCTCATTATCTTTATCCTGGAAGGGTTTATTCTATAGCCAAGCAAACTGGGAAACTTGTTACAACTCCCCAAACACCAACTGAAGAGCCTCAGCCTCCCAAATACCCCCAGGTGTCTTGGCCTTATCCTGGTTACCCTTCTGGTGACCAGAAACATGGTCCAGCCTCTGGCTCTAAAACTGAATCCGATGCACCAGCTGAAAAGCCTTATCCTCTCAAATACCCCCCCGGGTCTTGGCCTCATCCTGGTTACCCTTCTGGTGACCAGAAAC CTGGTCCAGCCTCTGGCTCTAAAACTGAATCTGATGC TGAAAAGCCTTATCCTCCCAAATACCCCCAGGGGTCTTGGCATTATCCTGGTTACCCTTCTGGTGACCAGAAACCTGGTCCAGTCTCTGGCTCTAAAACTGAATCCGATGCACCAGTGGATAAGCCTTATCCTCCCAAATACCCCCCCGGGTCTTGGCATTATCCTGGTTACCCTTCTGGTGACCAGAAACCTGGTCCAGCCTCTGGCTCTAAAACTGAATCTGATGCACCAGCTGAAAAGCCTTATCCTCTCAAATACCCCCCCGGGTCTTGGCATTATCCTGGTTACCCTTCTGGTGACCAGAAAC CTGGTCCAGCCTCTGGCTCTAAAACTGAATCTGATGCACCAGCTGAAAAGCCTTATCCTCCCAAATACCCCCAGGGGTCTTGGCATTATCCTGGTTACCCTTCTGGTGACCAGAAACCTGGTCCAGTCTCTGGCTCTAAAACTGAATCCAATGCACCAGTGGATAAGCCTTATCCTCCCAAATACCCCCCCGGGTCTTGGCATTATCCTGGTTACCCTTCTGGTGACCAGAAAC CTGGTCCAGCCTCTGGCTCTAAAACTGAATCCGATGCACCAGCTGAAAAGCCTTATCCTCTCAAATACCCCCCTGGGTCTTGGCCTCATCCTGGTTACCCTTCTGGTGACCAGAAACCTGGTCCAGCTTCTGGCTCTAAAACCGAATCCGATGCACCAGCTGAAAAGCCTTATCCTCTCAAATACCCTCCCGGGTCTTGGCCTCATCCTGGTTACCCTTCTGGGGACCAGAGACCTGGTCCAGCCTCTGGCTctaaaactgaatcggatgcacCAGTGGATAAGCCTTATCCTCTCAAATACCCTCCCGAGTCTTGGCCTCGTCCTGGTTACCCTTCTGGTGACCAGAAACCTGGTCCAGCCTCTGGCTCTAAAACTGAATCTGATGCACCAGCTGAAAAGCCTTATCCTCCCAAATACCCCCAGGGGTCTTGGCATTATCCTGGTTACCCTTCTGGTGACCAGAAACCTGGTCCAGCCTCTGGCTctaaaactgaatcggatgcacCAGTGGATAAGCCTTATCCTCTCAAATACCCTCCCGGGTCTTGGCCTCGTCCTGGTTACCCTTCTGGTGACCAGAAACCTGGTCCAGCCTCTGGCTCTAAAACTGAATCTGATGCACCAGCTGAAAAGCCTTATCCTCTCAAATACCCTCCCGGGTCTTGGCCTCGTCCTGGTTACCCTTCTGGTGACCAGAAACCTGGTCCAGCCTCTGGCTCTAAAACCGAATCCGGCGCACCAGCTGAAAAGCCTTATCCTCTCAAATACCCCCCTGGGTTTTGGCCTCATCCTGGTTACTCTTATGACCCTGTCAGGCCAAAGCCCATAGATAAACCAGCTTCAGCCATCCCCACTGCTCCCCAATCAGGCTTGCCAGCAGCAACCCAGATTCTGCACCCCTCAGAATACCCTGGACGTCTGTTCCCTCCGTATAGTGCTTACCCTGATTATCATCTTTATTTGCAAAAGTTTTTTCCACGATACCCAGTCATGCCTCTCAAAACGCCTACAGCGCCATCTATAACCCCCACTCCTCGACTCTGTCCTACAACTGTAGCTGTTGAATGCAAACCCAATGCCAACTAG